In Blastocatellia bacterium, the genomic stretch CTCAACCCCGCGCCGCCGCCCACTGAGCCGAAGGCAATAAAGAAAGCCGAAGAAGAGAAGAAAGAGTGGGGCGAGCTGCCGAAGCTATCGCGGGCCGAGCTGTTGCTACACTATGCCCGCGCCATCGAAGAGGGGATGGCCAAGCTCGAAGACGCTTACGAGCACAACCCCAAGAGCAAGGCGCTTGGTAAGGCGCTCGACATTCTGCGCGAAGCCACCGACCGCCACTTGCAGACGCTGCGGGCGTTGACCGCCTCGGAGAAAGACGAACGCGAGAGCGACGCCTTGCGCCGCGCCATCGAGCAAGCCGAAGTTGCCAACGACGGCGCCCGCAAAGGCATGAAGGCGAAATCCACCTAGCCTGTGAAGGGATTGATTCAAAGTCTGAACTAAGGAGCCGCGATGGACTCAAGATTCTTGCGAGCAGATGAGCTTGGTCTGAGGCTGGAGATCGTCGGCGGCATTCCGATCTGGGAGCCCAGCCCGCTTTACAAGCATCAAAAGGCGGTTGACCGTATCCGCTCCAGCATTCGCAAGTCACCCGCAGGCTCGCAAAATCCGTGTGACTGTGTTCATGCCGCCGACGTTTACATCAGCTTCCCGGACGGCTCGTTGAAGCGTCCTGATATATCGATCTTTTGCCGCGAGCCGGAAGAAGAAGAGGAAGCCATCCGCCTCGTGCCCGAAGCCGTCATCGAAGTCATCAGCAGAGGATTTGAAGCCAAAGACCTGGAGGTCGGACGAGAGTTTTATCTCAGGCAAGGCGTTAAGGACGTGATTGTGTTCAACCCTTATACGCTCGAAGTCCTGCACGCGCGGCGCGACCGCAGCGCCGTGCATCAATCCGAGGTTGCGCTTGAGTTGCTCTGCGGCTGCACGGCAAGCGTTTGAGGTCAGCCCCCTGTCTCACAAAATAAAAACGCGGATGGCAACGGGCCATCCGCGTTTTAGTATTAACCGGCCTATCGTCCGCTTACGAGGTCTTTGGCCGCTTGTAGGTGAAGGCCGGCGACTCCTGCCCGGTCTTCGGCAGCGCGATGACAATATCTACCTCGGCTTTGGCCGGGATGCGCTTAAAGAGCTTCTTGTCCTTGCTGAAGACTTTGCGGCTCATGCCCTGGCCCTCGTAGTAGCGGTCTTGCCAGAAAATCTTGCCGAGCGCCTTGCCGTCCACCATGATGTCGGTTTCATCATTTCTGAAGTTTCGCCCGGTGACCTCAAGATAAGCCGGCGTTTCGTCATGATAGGTGACGCTGGTGATGATCGGTAGCGGCCAGACGTCGAAGTTGCCGCCGCTCACCGCGGTCGCCGAGTTGCCGGCGCCATCATAGACCGTCACCCGCACCTGCGCCTTGAGCGTTGCCATGTCAATCGGCACAATCCAGTCATACTTCTGATCGACGCCGCTGCTTGGCGCGCTGATTCCCAGGATGCGCGTCCAGGAGCTGCCGTTGTCGGTTGACAGCTCGATCAGCCGCTGCACGACGCCGACGTTGTCGGTTTCGCGCCACTGGATGGTCAGCGCCTGGCCGCCGCCGACAACCGTGTGCTTGTCCGGCGCAACGACCAGCACCGTCGGCGGCACGTTGTCGGGCGGGCCGTTGACGATCTCGAAAGGCCCTGGGCTGATTGACGACACCGGCAGATTGACGCCGTCAACCGCCGTGACGCGGATGCGCGCCAGCGGCGTCGGAATGGACGGCACGCGCCAGTCGAATTGCCGCGCCTTGCCATCCACCGCGCCGAGCAGGTTGTAGGTCAAGCCGTCAGCCGAAAACTCGATGCGCTGGCTCTGAATGCCTTTGTCGTCCGACGCATCCCACAGCACGCGCAGGAAGCTGCCGACGGTGATGTGTTCGCCGCCAAGCGGGTACTTGATGTTGACGGTCGGCGGCGAATCCACCGGACCGCCACCACCACCACCGCCGCCGCCGCCGCCGCCACCGCTGCCATCCGAAGTAATCGCGTTGTAGACGATGAGGGCGAAATCTTGATCGGTGCTGTCGTTGTTGCCGGGGATGCCGTCGCCTGCGATGTTGGCGGCGACGACGCGCACGGTGAATTCGCCCGATGCGCCGGCAGGCGCGTAAACGGCTTCGAGGTTGTTCAAGGAATCGGCGCTGCCGCCTTCAGTCGAAAAAGCGCCGCTGAAGTGATTGCCGAGATAGGTCTTGCCGCCGACATCAACTTGCAAGTCGAGATTATTGACCGTCGGGCTAGCCGCGGGCGATCCCGGCGCATCGGTCCACGCCAGCGTAATGCGCAACGGTTTCGTCGGATCAACGACGCGACCTTTGAGTGTGTAGACCTGACCGGTGTTGCCGAGCACTTGATCCTGATCCACCATCAGGCGCGGCACCTGATCCAGCACGCGTCCAAGATTCAACAGGCCGAAGCCCTGGTTGGGACTGGGCAGCGTGTCGCCGGCGCGCGTGCCTGTCAGGTACGTGGCGGCGTTGGTCAAATAAGCTTTGACCATCGCAGGGCTCGGCGGATGCCCGACCGATTGCTGGAAGAACTGGCGCAGCAGCGCCGCCGCGCCCGATACGGCGGGCGCCGCATGGCTGGTGCCCGAAGACCATGTGTAAGTGATTTGATCCGTCGGGTAGTTGCCCGGCCCGCAGACGCCGCCGGCGGTGAAGTTCCGATCCTGCGAGCGCGCCCCTTGAATGTGCGTGCCCGGCGCGACGATGTCGGGCTTGATGCGCCCGTCGGTTGTCGGGCCGCCGCTCGAAAAATCGATGATCGAATTGATGTCGTCGCCGCCGCTTGAATCCACGCCGCAGCCGTCCATGCCCGGCCGCAGATTCTCGCTGGCCCCGACCATGATGGTGTTCTTGGCATTGCCCGGCGAAGTCAGATGGCCGCCCGCGCCTTTGTTGCCCGACGAGAAGATAATCGTCAGCTCCTGGTTGCCGGCGTCTGAGCGGCGCGCGTCGCGCACCATCGCATCGTAATTCTGGCTGTCGATGGTGTAGCTGTTGTTGTAGGTGCCCCAACTGTTATTCGAGATGCGCGCGCCGGCTCCATACATCTGGTCTACCAGCGAGGTCAGCGACGGGTTCAGGTATTCCGGGTCGAAGATTTTCGAGATGCCGAGCTTGGCAAAGGGGTGTATGCCGAGCCCCAGGCTGTAGCCGTTGTTGTCCACGTAAGGCGCGCCGGTCTGGTCGTTATAGCCGCCGGCGATTGCGGCGTTGATCGTCCCGTGTCCGAGCGTGTCGTTGATTATCCCTGTAAAGTCTGCGCCCACGGCATAGCGCGAATAGACGACGCGCGACGCGCCGCCGGCGCCGAGAAAGTCTTTGTGCATCTCGGCGGGGTCGAGGCTGCCTTTGTCAAAGCCTGTGTCGGCAATATCAATGCTGAAGTCGGGCGCGGAAGTAATGCCTTTCGAGGCCAGCCACGCCAGATAACCGTGAGGGTTGACGCTATTGCCGCTATAAAGGCCGGCGACAATCATGCCCTGCTTTTCGTCATGCAATTCGGGCTTTGCCCACGGCTCGATCCACACGACGTTGCTCTTACGGGCAATGTCGGCCAGCCGCCGGGCGCTCACCTGTAGCCGCAGATTGGTGTAATTGAGCGCCGATTGCGGCGGCTCGATCACCGCTTGCGAAGCGGCAGCGATCTCCTCGATGTCTCTGCCGACGCGCGCGCCGTTGGCGACCTGCACGGTGACATCAACCAGCGCATCGGCATCAAGGTTGATCTCTGGCGCGATGCGATATTCGGGCTTATACGAGCCGGCGTACTGCACGAAGGTGCGGTTGTCCGACTGCATCTGCTTGAAGCGCGAGAACGCCTCGGCGGTGGCGCGCACGAGGTAGGCGTTGTTGGGAACGTAGGCGACGATCTCGGCTTCGCCGGCAAGCTGGCGCACCCAGTCTTTCTTGACCGGGCCGACCATCTGCACAAGGTAGAGCTGCTCGTCAGCCGGCTCAAGCGCGCCGAGCGAAGCGGCCGAGTAGGCTTCGTCGCCAGCCGTGGTGTCGAACGAATGGGCGCGCAGCATCAGCACGTTCATGTCATCGCGCACTGCCGAGCCGTTGAGCGATTGCGTCGCCACGCCCTCAGCCGCGCCTTCGGGCGCGCTCAGCAGCGCAAAGCTGCCATAGTCTTCAACGACCGCGCCGCCGGCAGCGAGTATCGCATCGCGCAGCGCCGCGTCGTTGGCCTGGACGATCACTTTATGCATACTGGCGCGGCTGCGGTAGGTCGTATCGAAGACCGGGCGCGGCGCTGGCGGTTTGGACGAATCGGAATGCGCCGGCAGCCGGCCCGCAAAAATCAATGCGAGAATGAAGAGTGAAAGAATCGTCAGGTGGAGTTTGAATCGAGCCATGATCGCTTGCTCCGGGGTGCCCAGGCAGCAAACATTCCCCGGTCGGGTGAGCGTGTGAGGCGAAACCGCTCTCCGGTCGTTGATGTGCTGCGGCTTGTTGATTCAGCAGGGGCGCACAACACCACAGGGGCAGAACCGGACGCGACTACTAAAGTGGGGCAAGCAAGCGGTTTGGGGAACTCACCGTGTCGGGATGGTAAGAGAGCGGGCGACGAGAGTCAATAGTTTTCATTCGGCTGTGGCGCAAGGCGGTTAGCTTGCGCGGCGTGATCTGCGGATGGCGCATCGCGCAAGCTAACAGCTTGCGCCACATTGAACGGCGCTAAAACGTCAGCACGACGCGGCCCGCGATCTTGCCGGCGCGCATGGCGTCAAAGATGTCGTTGATGGCTTCGAGCGGCCGGGTTTCGATCAAACAACGTAGCTTGCCTTCAGCCGCCAGTTGCAGGACTTCGGCGAGGTCTTCGCGCGTGCCGGTCGCCGCCGAAGTGATGGTGATCTCGCGCATCATGATGGCCGGGAACGTCAGCGGCTCGGCAGGCATGCCGACAACCACCAGCCTGCCGCCCGGTCGCACCGCATAAAACGCCGCGTCGTAAGCGGCCTTTGCTCCCGACGTGACTACTGCCGCATGCACGCCGCCGAGCTTGCGCAGAGTCTTCACCGCATCTTCGGCTGCCGCGTTGATCGTCACCTCGGCCCCGAACGCGCGGGCCAGCTCCAGCTTCTCTTCGCTGACATCAACGGCGATGATTTGAGCGCCAAAGTGCCGGGCGATCTGCACCGCCAGGTGGCCGAGGCCCCCGATGCCGAAGACCGCCAGCCGCTCGCCCTCAGAGATATGCGCGCGCTTGACGGCGCGATAGACCGTGACGCCGGCGCAGAAGAGCGGCGCCGCCTCTGCCGAATTGAGCGCCTCGGGCACGCGGATGGCGTGCGAGGCTTTCGCCTTGATGAATTCGGCGTAGCCGCCGTCTACCATTGCGCCGGTGATGATCTGATTGCGGCAAAGATTCTCCTGGCCTTCGCGGCACAAATCGCAATCCCCGCACGTCCAGTAGACCCAGGCGACGCCGGCGCGGTCGCCGACTTCAAGCTCGGTCACCGCATCGCCGCGGGCTTCGACGCGCCCGACGACTTCGTGGCCGGGGATGAGCGGCTTCTTGATGAGCCGCAGCAGCTGTTGCCAGTCGCCTTCGGCGATGTGCAGATCGGAATGGCAGACGCCACAGGCTTCGACACGGATCAACACTTCGTCGGCGGCGAGCGTCGGCGGCTCGACGGTTTCGATAGCCAGCGGTTGTTTGAACTCGTGCATCACGGCAGCTTTCATGGACTCCAGATTAATGACAGAAGGGACAAGAGACAAGGGAGGGGAGGAAGGGAGTCAGAAGTCAGGAGTCAGAAGTCAGAATAAAAGCGGCGGCGTAAGCCGACTTCCTTGTTCATTCTGACTTCTGACTTCTGACTCCTGAATACTTCTCTCCTCACTCTTGTCACTGTAGAATAAAGGTGCATGCTCACACTTGGCATTGAAAGCTCGTGCGACGAGACCGCCGCGGCGGTCATCGAAGACGGGCGCAAGGTTCTATCAAACGTCATCGCCTCGCAGATTCAAACGCACGCGCCCTTTGGCGGGGTTGTGCCTGAGCTGGCATCGCGCGAGCACCTCAACCGCATCGCCCCGGTCGTCAGTCAGGCGCTCGCGGATGCGCAGGTGACGCTTGCGGAGATTGACGGCATCGCCGTGACGCAGGGGCCGGGGTTGATCGGCTCGCTGCTGGTCGGCATC encodes the following:
- a CDS encoding Uma2 family endonuclease; this translates as MDSRFLRADELGLRLEIVGGIPIWEPSPLYKHQKAVDRIRSSIRKSPAGSQNPCDCVHAADVYISFPDGSLKRPDISIFCREPEEEEEAIRLVPEAVIEVISRGFEAKDLEVGREFYLRQGVKDVIVFNPYTLEVLHARRDRSAVHQSEVALELLCGCTASV
- a CDS encoding S8 family serine peptidase, whose protein sequence is MARFKLHLTILSLFILALIFAGRLPAHSDSSKPPAPRPVFDTTYRSRASMHKVIVQANDAALRDAILAAGGAVVEDYGSFALLSAPEGAAEGVATQSLNGSAVRDDMNVLMLRAHSFDTTAGDEAYSAASLGALEPADEQLYLVQMVGPVKKDWVRQLAGEAEIVAYVPNNAYLVRATAEAFSRFKQMQSDNRTFVQYAGSYKPEYRIAPEINLDADALVDVTVQVANGARVGRDIEEIAAASQAVIEPPQSALNYTNLRLQVSARRLADIARKSNVVWIEPWAKPELHDEKQGMIVAGLYSGNSVNPHGYLAWLASKGITSAPDFSIDIADTGFDKGSLDPAEMHKDFLGAGGASRVVYSRYAVGADFTGIINDTLGHGTINAAIAGGYNDQTGAPYVDNNGYSLGLGIHPFAKLGISKIFDPEYLNPSLTSLVDQMYGAGARISNNSWGTYNNSYTIDSQNYDAMVRDARRSDAGNQELTIIFSSGNKGAGGHLTSPGNAKNTIMVGASENLRPGMDGCGVDSSGGDDINSIIDFSSGGPTTDGRIKPDIVAPGTHIQGARSQDRNFTAGGVCGPGNYPTDQITYTWSSGTSHAAPAVSGAAALLRQFFQQSVGHPPSPAMVKAYLTNAATYLTGTRAGDTLPSPNQGFGLLNLGRVLDQVPRLMVDQDQVLGNTGQVYTLKGRVVDPTKPLRITLAWTDAPGSPAASPTVNNLDLQVDVGGKTYLGNHFSGAFSTEGGSADSLNNLEAVYAPAGASGEFTVRVVAANIAGDGIPGNNDSTDQDFALIVYNAITSDGSGGGGGGGGGGGGGPVDSPPTVNIKYPLGGEHITVGSFLRVLWDASDDKGIQSQRIEFSADGLTYNLLGAVDGKARQFDWRVPSIPTPLARIRVTAVDGVNLPVSSISPGPFEIVNGPPDNVPPTVLVVAPDKHTVVGGGQALTIQWRETDNVGVVQRLIELSTDNGSSWTRILGISAPSSGVDQKYDWIVPIDMATLKAQVRVTVYDGAGNSATAVSGGNFDVWPLPIITSVTYHDETPAYLEVTGRNFRNDETDIMVDGKALGKIFWQDRYYEGQGMSRKVFSKDKKLFKRIPAKAEVDIVIALPKTGQESPAFTYKRPKTS
- a CDS encoding alcohol dehydrogenase catalytic domain-containing protein — encoded protein: MKAAVMHEFKQPLAIETVEPPTLAADEVLIRVEACGVCHSDLHIAEGDWQQLLRLIKKPLIPGHEVVGRVEARGDAVTELEVGDRAGVAWVYWTCGDCDLCREGQENLCRNQIITGAMVDGGYAEFIKAKASHAIRVPEALNSAEAAPLFCAGVTVYRAVKRAHISEGERLAVFGIGGLGHLAVQIARHFGAQIIAVDVSEEKLELARAFGAEVTINAAAEDAVKTLRKLGGVHAAVVTSGAKAAYDAAFYAVRPGGRLVVVGMPAEPLTFPAIMMREITITSAATGTREDLAEVLQLAAEGKLRCLIETRPLEAINDIFDAMRAGKIAGRVVLTF